Proteins from a single region of Felis catus isolate Fca126 chromosome B4, F.catus_Fca126_mat1.0, whole genome shotgun sequence:
- the JCAD gene encoding junctional protein associated with coronary artery disease isoform X1: MYSVEDLLISHGYKLSRGIPAPHDGDREGRRHARPRARAGQGLLNGCEDGPAGPPPSKPSPGKGHVSASEDSHHLRRALGEPQSASASRAREAGFYHQPVLRWSSQPQTAHDHAYWRRKGQEVGGLLGPRAREDPEVRGMAQAHSLPVHMREGPWEVGGRTENVMKKAVWEEELRMAGPAKWQNISLESWNQPRKLGRQMSDGDGERLFQDLYPFVQGEHVLNSQSKGKSQSLPRVLSPEGLSCMEIPIPLNDGHFPGVPKMPFYPPNWAPNLESKRNPEKGGSSVPFPRPKFGRPLKPPPYDSHQHSRAGVEASDSLDSQQADLCVSYLTKSSEPRLELCAPDSSLEPPVYVPPPSYRSPPQHIANPYAEDTVPGPVCGPRQQQHPLEPAGLPGTGNEYGASPHSPRGVPQQPRPTTAYDGSVLYIPFDDPRIRHFKLARPRGFCQETTANEKSYNSSPSTAPAPAHGNGQHDGAVLSPQSVRTSPGGVSGPATADPSPWWLWDQLPRDAENGAPDQRAHGAVGGQWPALDGGRGGHTEGLVSPPSPQGESTCETRTKLKKFETGIRTKKSSKKKMNETIFCLVSIPVKSESHLPDIDTNNNDLKQGTDKRNGLDKSAALQEQSLLSMSSTDLELQALTGSMVGRTEFQKQDLGEPEEGKQTNDLRFIHPAQHRELKYSGSWPGHQYRDQQTQTTFAEESRSALPLPGQKPGGSPKAVLTPKYSDPLVSQAHAPTELAPGDRNERPSAHHPKGQMSLSPSSNSAFSRTSSCVSQAPVSKAGPSQACAEGRGRRASPVPRGDVVKGETTGPCNSKQLFGQFLLKPVSRRPWDLISQLESFNKELQEEEESSPSGSDSDSSSEGSDTEWQPEGRAEATGKHWGCGGDGQAWRVEEPGARPGRAKSKSESWSEGQKPGWPGTRAQCPGPVEVEGGRGAAVAAHGGPIADDGNQEVERALNTEPAVSPGPVKRAASSRSGDTKPVPSSDPASLRQPPGSQALPRVPISAELSPATPRKAGGEEGRSPPVPLALANKPRGLSAPDLRSVGLTRAQEQSAGKSDASSGEASAIEIPPNESLQARAARILGIEVAVESLLPGTRRTGQDQHPEPDGGGRGPEAPREEPGSGSQLDDPAASPDAFYGRRKCGWTQSPLFVGERDSARRAALAAEPSGADGTVPSPEPQYSPQESRSFNPKDMGTKPPFKSTLFHFIERTPNMPGSEKRLRGTSKVIESLQEKLASPPRRADPGRLMRMKEVSSVSRMRLLTSRSADSTEEAEEPKAERDPGMQPGGPVSLNAGDLARKAGLPLVVSKGALPPEEDGCPTAHGEKKIVHQDFWCPDSYDPSRVERV; encoded by the coding sequence GTTTTATCACCAGCCCGTGCTGAGGTGGTCCTCTCAGCCCCAGACCGCTCACGACCACGCCTACTGGAGAAGAAAAGGACAGGAGGTCGGTGGCTTGCTGGGGCCAAGGGCCCGAGAAGACCCAGAGGTCAGAGGGATGGCCCAAGCCCACAGTCTGCCCGTTCACATGAGGGAGGGCCCATGGGAAgttggaggaaggacagagaacgTGATGAAGAAGGCAGTTTGGGAAGAAGAGCTGAGAATGGCAGGACCTGCCAAGTGGCAGAATATAAGCCTGGAGAGCTGGAACCAGCCAAGGAAATTAGGGAGGCAAATGTCTGATGGTGACGGGGAGAGACTGTTTCAAGATCTGTACCCATTCGTGCAAGGAGAACATGTGCTGAATTCCCAAAGCAAAGGGAAATCCCAGTCACTGCCCAGGGTTCTTTCCCCCGAGGGCCTGAGTTGCATGGAAATTCCCATTCCATTAAATGACGGACATTTTCCAGGTGTTCCTAAAATGCCATTTTATCCCCCAAATTGGGCGCCAAATTTGGAATCCAAAAGGAACCCCGAGAAGGGGGGCTCCTCGGTCCCTTTCCCCCGGCCTAAGTTTGGGAGACCCCTCAAGCCTCCACCTTACGACTCCCACCAACACTCCAGGGCGGGCGTGGAGGCCAGTGACTCTCTGGACAGTCAGCAGGCGGACTTGTGCGTCTCCTACTTGACCAAATCCAGCGAGCCCCGGCTGGAGCTGTGCGCGCCCGACTCTAGTTTGGAGCCTCCCGTGTACGTGCCTCCGCCATCGTACAGGTCGCCGCCCCAGCACATCGCAAACCCCTACGCGGAGGACACAGTGCCTGGGCCCGTGTGTGGTCCCCGTCAGCAGCAGCATCCCTTGGAGCCGGCCGGTCTCCCTGGCACCGGGAATGAGTATGGTGCAAGCCCACACTCTCCTCGCGGGGTCCCTCAGCAGCCCCGGCCGACCACCGCGTACGACGGCTCCGTTCTGTATATTCCCTTTGACGACCCACGGATACGGCATTTTAAACTGGCCCGCCCCCGGGGTTTCTGTCAGGAAACAACAGCCAACGAGAAGTCCTACAACTCTAGTCCCAGCACTGCCCCGGCCCCCGCTCATGGAAACGGTCAACACGATGGTGCCGTTTTGAGCCCACAGAGTGTGAGAACCTCGCCGGGGGGTGTGAGCGGCCCGGCCACTGCCGATCCCAGTCCCTGGTGGCTGTGGGACCAGCTCCCCAGGGATGCGGAAAATGGCGCTCCTGACCAAAGAGCCCACGGCGCCGTGGGGGGACAGTGGCCTGCCCTGGACGGCGGCCGGGGCGGGCACACAGAAGGCCTCGTCTCCCCCCCAAGTCCGCAGGGCGAGAGTACCTGTGAAACTCGAACCAAGCTCAAGAAGTTCGAAACTGGGATTCGGACCAAGAaaagttcaaagaagaaaatgaacgagacaatattttgtttggtttccATCCCAGTTAAATCAGAATCACATCTGCCAGATATAGATACGAACAACAATGACTTAAAACAGGGCACTGATAAAAGGAATGGGCTTGATAAGAGCGCAGCTTTGCAGGAACAAAGTCTGCTGAGCATGTCTTCCACCGACCTGGAGCTGCAGGCACTCACAGGAAGCAtggtggggagaacagagttccagaAACAAGATCTGGGGGAACCAGaagaaggcaaacaaacaaatgacCTCAGATTCATTCACCCTGCACAACACAGAGAGCTCAAGTATTCTGGCTCGTGGCCAGGGCACCAGTACAGAGATCAGCAAACCCAAACCACTTTTGCAGAGGAGTCCAGAAGCgcgctgcccctccccggccAGAAGCCGGGAGGCTCACCAAAAGCAGTGCTGACTCCAAAATACTCAGACCCTCTCGTCTCTCAGGCTCACGCGCCCACGGAGTTAGCTCCCGGCGACCGAAACGAGAGGCCAAGTGCTCATCACCCGAAAGGCCAAATGTCCCTCAGCCCCTCCAGCAACAGTGCTTTCTCAAGGACTTCCTCCTGCGTAAGCCAGGCACCTGTTTCAAAAGCCGGGCCCAGTCAGGCCTGCGCCGAGGGCCGTGGCCGCAGGGCCAGCCCCGTGCCCAGGGGCGACGTGGTGAAGGGGGAGACCACCGGCCCGTGCAACAGCAAACAGCTGTTTGGTCAGTTTCTCCTGAAGCCAGTTAGCCGCCGTCCCTGGGATTTGATCAGCCAGCTAGAGAGTTTTAACAAGGAGcttcaggaagaggaagagagcagTCCTAGCGGCAGCGACAGCGACAGCAGCAGCGAGGGCAGTGACACAGAGTGGCAGCCCGAAGGCCGTGCCGAGGCCACGGGCAAGCACTGGGGCTGCGGGGGAGACGGCCAGGCGTGGAGGGTTGAGGAGCCCGGGGCCAGGCCGGGAAGAGCCAAGAGTAAGTCCGAAAGCTGGAGCGAGGGGCAGAAGCCTGGCTGGCCTGGCACCCGTGCCCAGTGCCCGGGCCCCGTGGAGGTGGAAGGAGGCCGGGGGGCGGCGGTGGCGGCACACGGAGGCCCGATCGCCGACGACGGAAACCAGGAGGTGGAGCGCGCCCTGAACACCGAGCCAGCCGTCAGCCCAGGTCCTGTGAAGAGAGCGGCTTCCTCCAGGTCAGGTGACACAAAACCAGTGCCCTCGTCGGATCCAGCCTCGCTGAGGCAGCCCCCGGGAAGCCAGGCACTGCCCCGTGTTCCCATTTCTGCCGAGCTGAGCCCAGCGACCCCTCGGAAGGCCGGTGGCGAGGAGGGGAGGAGCCCGCCGGTCCCGCTCGCTCTCGCCAACAAACCCCGAGGGCTCTCGGCGCCGGACTTGAGGTCTGTGGGACTGACGCGGGCACAGGAGCAGAGCGCCGGGAAGTCAGATGCGTCTTCAGGTGAAGCCAGTGCAATAGAAATCCCCCCAAATGAGTCCCTTCAAGCAAGGGCTGCGAGGATCCTGGGCATCGAGGTGGCCGTGGAGTCCCTGCTGCCAGGCACCAGGAGAACGGGACAGGACCAGCACCCCGAGCCTGACGGAGGTGGCCGCGGGCCGGAGGCCCCCAGGGAGGAGCCTGGGTCCGGTTCACAGCTGGATGACCCCGCAGCGTCCCCTGACGCCTTTTACGGCAGGAGAAAGTGCGGCTGGACCCAAAGCCCTCTCTTTGTAGGGGAAAGGGACAGCGCCCGTCGTGCTGCCCTGGCCGCTGAGCCCTCTGGTGCGGACGGGACTGTCCCCAGCCCCGAGCCTCAGTACAGTCCCCAAGAGTCCAGGTCCTTCAATCCCAAGGACATGGGGACAAAACCACCCTTCAAGTCCACCCTGTTCCATTTTATAGAAAGGACCCCAAATATGCCAGGCTCAGAAAAGAGGCTCAGAGGCACTTCCAAAGTGATTGAAAGTTTACAAGAAAAACTGGCTTCACCCCCTAGGAGAGCAGACCCCGGCCGCTTGATGAGGATGAAGGAGGTGAGCTCCGTGTCCCGGATGAGGCTCCTGACCTCCCGGAGCGCTGACTCCACGGAGGAGGCCGAGGAACCAAAGGCCGAGAGGGACCCCGGGATGCAGCCCGGAGGCCCGGTGTCTCTGAACGCCGGGGACCTGGCTCGGAAGGCCGGGCTCCCGCTCGTGGTCTCCAAGGGCGCCCTCCCGCCGGAAGAAGACGGTTGTCCAACGGCACACGGGGAGAAGAAGATCGTCCATCAGGATTTCTGGTGCCCAG
- the JCAD gene encoding junctional protein associated with coronary artery disease isoform X2 — protein sequence MYSVEDLLISHGYKLSRGIPAPHDGDREGRRHARPRARAGQGLLNGCEDGPAGPPPSKPSPGKGHVSASEDSHHLRRALGEPQSASASRAREAGFYHQPVLRWSSQPQTAHDHAYWRRKGQEVGGLLGPRAREDPEVRGMAQAHSLPVHMREGPWEVGGRTENVMKKAVWEEELRMAGPAKWQNISLESWNQPRKLGRQMSDGDGERLFQDLYPFVQGEHVLNSQSKGKSQSLPRVLSPEGLSCMEIPIPLNDGHFPGVPKMPFYPPNWAPNLESKRNPEKGGSSVPFPRPKFGRPLKPPPYDSHQHSRAGVEASDSLDSQQADLCVSYLTKSSEPRLELCAPDSSLEPPVYVPPPSYRSPPQHIANPYAEDTVPGPVCGPRQQQHPLEPAGLPGTGNEYGASPHSPRGVPQQPRPTTAYDGSVLYIPFDDPRIRHFKLARPRGFCQETTANEKSYNSSPSTAPAPAHGNGQHDGAVLSPQSVRTSPGGVSGPATADPSPWWLWDQLPRDAENGAPDQRAHGAVGGQWPALDGGRGGHTEGLVSPPSPQGESTCETRTKLKKFETGIRTKKSSKKKMNETIFCLVSIPVKSESHLPDIDTNNNDLKQGTDKRNGLDKSAALQEQSLLSMSSTDLELQALTGSMVGRTEFQKQDLGEPEEGKQTNDLRFIHPAQHRELKYSGSWPGHQYRDQQTQTTFAEESRSALPLPGQKPGGSPKAVLTPKYSDPLVSQAHAPTELAPGDRNERPSAHHPKGQMSLSPSSNSAFSRTSSCVSQAPVSKAGPSQACAEGRGRRASPVPRGDVVKGETTGPCNSKQLFGQFLLKPVSRRPWDLISQLESFNKELQEEEESSPSGSDSDSSSEGSDTEWQPEGRAEATGKHWGCGGDGQAWRVEEPGARPGRAKSKSESWSEGQKPGWPGTRAQCPGPVEVEGGRGAAVAAHGGPIADDGNQEVERALNTEPAVSPGPVKRAASSRSGDTKPVPSSDPASLRQPPGSQALPRVPISAELSPATPRKAGGEEGRSPPVPLALANKPRGLSAPDLRSVGLTRAQEQSAGKSDASSGEASAIEIPPNESLQARAARILGIEVAVESLLPGTRRTGQDQHPEPDGGGRGPEAPREEPGSGSQLDDPAASPDAFYGRRKCGWTQSPLFVGERDSARRAALAAEPSGADGTVPSPEPQYSPQESRSFNPKDMGTKPPFKSTLFHFIERTPNMPGSEKRLRGTSKVIESLQEKLASPPRRADPGRLMRMKEVSSVSRMRLLTSRSADSTEEAEEPKAERDPGMQPGGPVSLNAGDLARKAGLPLVVSKGALPPEEDGCPTAHGEKKIVHQDFWCPARLARV from the coding sequence GTTTTATCACCAGCCCGTGCTGAGGTGGTCCTCTCAGCCCCAGACCGCTCACGACCACGCCTACTGGAGAAGAAAAGGACAGGAGGTCGGTGGCTTGCTGGGGCCAAGGGCCCGAGAAGACCCAGAGGTCAGAGGGATGGCCCAAGCCCACAGTCTGCCCGTTCACATGAGGGAGGGCCCATGGGAAgttggaggaaggacagagaacgTGATGAAGAAGGCAGTTTGGGAAGAAGAGCTGAGAATGGCAGGACCTGCCAAGTGGCAGAATATAAGCCTGGAGAGCTGGAACCAGCCAAGGAAATTAGGGAGGCAAATGTCTGATGGTGACGGGGAGAGACTGTTTCAAGATCTGTACCCATTCGTGCAAGGAGAACATGTGCTGAATTCCCAAAGCAAAGGGAAATCCCAGTCACTGCCCAGGGTTCTTTCCCCCGAGGGCCTGAGTTGCATGGAAATTCCCATTCCATTAAATGACGGACATTTTCCAGGTGTTCCTAAAATGCCATTTTATCCCCCAAATTGGGCGCCAAATTTGGAATCCAAAAGGAACCCCGAGAAGGGGGGCTCCTCGGTCCCTTTCCCCCGGCCTAAGTTTGGGAGACCCCTCAAGCCTCCACCTTACGACTCCCACCAACACTCCAGGGCGGGCGTGGAGGCCAGTGACTCTCTGGACAGTCAGCAGGCGGACTTGTGCGTCTCCTACTTGACCAAATCCAGCGAGCCCCGGCTGGAGCTGTGCGCGCCCGACTCTAGTTTGGAGCCTCCCGTGTACGTGCCTCCGCCATCGTACAGGTCGCCGCCCCAGCACATCGCAAACCCCTACGCGGAGGACACAGTGCCTGGGCCCGTGTGTGGTCCCCGTCAGCAGCAGCATCCCTTGGAGCCGGCCGGTCTCCCTGGCACCGGGAATGAGTATGGTGCAAGCCCACACTCTCCTCGCGGGGTCCCTCAGCAGCCCCGGCCGACCACCGCGTACGACGGCTCCGTTCTGTATATTCCCTTTGACGACCCACGGATACGGCATTTTAAACTGGCCCGCCCCCGGGGTTTCTGTCAGGAAACAACAGCCAACGAGAAGTCCTACAACTCTAGTCCCAGCACTGCCCCGGCCCCCGCTCATGGAAACGGTCAACACGATGGTGCCGTTTTGAGCCCACAGAGTGTGAGAACCTCGCCGGGGGGTGTGAGCGGCCCGGCCACTGCCGATCCCAGTCCCTGGTGGCTGTGGGACCAGCTCCCCAGGGATGCGGAAAATGGCGCTCCTGACCAAAGAGCCCACGGCGCCGTGGGGGGACAGTGGCCTGCCCTGGACGGCGGCCGGGGCGGGCACACAGAAGGCCTCGTCTCCCCCCCAAGTCCGCAGGGCGAGAGTACCTGTGAAACTCGAACCAAGCTCAAGAAGTTCGAAACTGGGATTCGGACCAAGAaaagttcaaagaagaaaatgaacgagacaatattttgtttggtttccATCCCAGTTAAATCAGAATCACATCTGCCAGATATAGATACGAACAACAATGACTTAAAACAGGGCACTGATAAAAGGAATGGGCTTGATAAGAGCGCAGCTTTGCAGGAACAAAGTCTGCTGAGCATGTCTTCCACCGACCTGGAGCTGCAGGCACTCACAGGAAGCAtggtggggagaacagagttccagaAACAAGATCTGGGGGAACCAGaagaaggcaaacaaacaaatgacCTCAGATTCATTCACCCTGCACAACACAGAGAGCTCAAGTATTCTGGCTCGTGGCCAGGGCACCAGTACAGAGATCAGCAAACCCAAACCACTTTTGCAGAGGAGTCCAGAAGCgcgctgcccctccccggccAGAAGCCGGGAGGCTCACCAAAAGCAGTGCTGACTCCAAAATACTCAGACCCTCTCGTCTCTCAGGCTCACGCGCCCACGGAGTTAGCTCCCGGCGACCGAAACGAGAGGCCAAGTGCTCATCACCCGAAAGGCCAAATGTCCCTCAGCCCCTCCAGCAACAGTGCTTTCTCAAGGACTTCCTCCTGCGTAAGCCAGGCACCTGTTTCAAAAGCCGGGCCCAGTCAGGCCTGCGCCGAGGGCCGTGGCCGCAGGGCCAGCCCCGTGCCCAGGGGCGACGTGGTGAAGGGGGAGACCACCGGCCCGTGCAACAGCAAACAGCTGTTTGGTCAGTTTCTCCTGAAGCCAGTTAGCCGCCGTCCCTGGGATTTGATCAGCCAGCTAGAGAGTTTTAACAAGGAGcttcaggaagaggaagagagcagTCCTAGCGGCAGCGACAGCGACAGCAGCAGCGAGGGCAGTGACACAGAGTGGCAGCCCGAAGGCCGTGCCGAGGCCACGGGCAAGCACTGGGGCTGCGGGGGAGACGGCCAGGCGTGGAGGGTTGAGGAGCCCGGGGCCAGGCCGGGAAGAGCCAAGAGTAAGTCCGAAAGCTGGAGCGAGGGGCAGAAGCCTGGCTGGCCTGGCACCCGTGCCCAGTGCCCGGGCCCCGTGGAGGTGGAAGGAGGCCGGGGGGCGGCGGTGGCGGCACACGGAGGCCCGATCGCCGACGACGGAAACCAGGAGGTGGAGCGCGCCCTGAACACCGAGCCAGCCGTCAGCCCAGGTCCTGTGAAGAGAGCGGCTTCCTCCAGGTCAGGTGACACAAAACCAGTGCCCTCGTCGGATCCAGCCTCGCTGAGGCAGCCCCCGGGAAGCCAGGCACTGCCCCGTGTTCCCATTTCTGCCGAGCTGAGCCCAGCGACCCCTCGGAAGGCCGGTGGCGAGGAGGGGAGGAGCCCGCCGGTCCCGCTCGCTCTCGCCAACAAACCCCGAGGGCTCTCGGCGCCGGACTTGAGGTCTGTGGGACTGACGCGGGCACAGGAGCAGAGCGCCGGGAAGTCAGATGCGTCTTCAGGTGAAGCCAGTGCAATAGAAATCCCCCCAAATGAGTCCCTTCAAGCAAGGGCTGCGAGGATCCTGGGCATCGAGGTGGCCGTGGAGTCCCTGCTGCCAGGCACCAGGAGAACGGGACAGGACCAGCACCCCGAGCCTGACGGAGGTGGCCGCGGGCCGGAGGCCCCCAGGGAGGAGCCTGGGTCCGGTTCACAGCTGGATGACCCCGCAGCGTCCCCTGACGCCTTTTACGGCAGGAGAAAGTGCGGCTGGACCCAAAGCCCTCTCTTTGTAGGGGAAAGGGACAGCGCCCGTCGTGCTGCCCTGGCCGCTGAGCCCTCTGGTGCGGACGGGACTGTCCCCAGCCCCGAGCCTCAGTACAGTCCCCAAGAGTCCAGGTCCTTCAATCCCAAGGACATGGGGACAAAACCACCCTTCAAGTCCACCCTGTTCCATTTTATAGAAAGGACCCCAAATATGCCAGGCTCAGAAAAGAGGCTCAGAGGCACTTCCAAAGTGATTGAAAGTTTACAAGAAAAACTGGCTTCACCCCCTAGGAGAGCAGACCCCGGCCGCTTGATGAGGATGAAGGAGGTGAGCTCCGTGTCCCGGATGAGGCTCCTGACCTCCCGGAGCGCTGACTCCACGGAGGAGGCCGAGGAACCAAAGGCCGAGAGGGACCCCGGGATGCAGCCCGGAGGCCCGGTGTCTCTGAACGCCGGGGACCTGGCTCGGAAGGCCGGGCTCCCGCTCGTGGTCTCCAAGGGCGCCCTCCCGCCGGAAGAAGACGGTTGTCCAACGGCACACGGGGAGAAGAAGATCGTCCATCAGGATTTCTGGTGCCCAG